The proteins below are encoded in one region of Streptomyces ficellus:
- the recG gene encoding ATP-dependent DNA helicase RecG — MGDVSALDEPLKKQLGAATAKVMAEHLDLHTVGDLLHHYPRRYAERGELTTLADLPLDEHVTVVARVADARVLTFNGAKGRGQRLEVTITDGSGRLQLVFFGKGVHKPHKDLLPGTRAMFAGKVSVFNRKTQLAHPAYELLRGEDGESAVDSWAGALIPIYPATTKLESWKIAKAVDAVLPSAQEALDPLPPTLRDGRGLIGLPDALRKVHRPRTRADVAEARDRLKWDEAFVLQVALARRRFDDAQLPAQARKPVPGGLLDAFDAKLPFTLTEGQRKVSKEIFDDLATEHPMHRLLQGEVGSGKTMVALRAMLAVVDAGGQAAMLAPTEVLAQQHHRSVTEMMGELAEGGMLGGAERATKVVLLTGSMGAAARRQALLDLVTGEAGIVIGTHALIEDKVQFHDLGLVVVDEQHRFGVEQRDALRGKGKQPPHLLVMTATPIPRTVAMTVFGDLETSVLDQLPAGRSPIASHVVPAADKPHFLARAWERVREEVENGHQAYVVCPRIGDEEDEKKKARDETADKRPPLAVLEVADQLARGPLAGLRVEVLHGRMAPDDKDAVMRRFAAGEADVLVATTVIEVGVNVPNATAMVIMDADRFGVSQLHQLRGRVGRGSAPGLCLLVTEMPEASPARGRLSAVAATLDGFELSRVDLEQRREGDVLGQAQSGVRSSLRMLAVIDDEEIIAAAREEAVAVVAADPGLEHLPELRTALDALLDQERERYLDKG; from the coding sequence ATGGGAGACGTGTCAGCTCTCGACGAACCACTGAAGAAGCAGCTCGGCGCCGCCACCGCCAAGGTGATGGCCGAGCACCTCGACCTGCACACCGTCGGCGACCTGCTCCACCACTACCCCCGGCGGTACGCCGAGCGCGGCGAGCTCACCACCCTCGCCGACCTGCCGCTGGACGAGCACGTCACGGTCGTGGCCCGGGTCGCGGACGCCCGTGTGCTGACGTTCAACGGCGCCAAGGGGCGCGGCCAGCGGCTGGAGGTGACCATCACCGACGGCAGCGGGCGGCTGCAACTGGTCTTCTTCGGCAAGGGCGTCCACAAGCCGCACAAGGACCTCCTGCCCGGCACGCGCGCGATGTTCGCCGGCAAGGTGTCGGTGTTCAACCGCAAGACGCAGCTCGCCCACCCCGCGTACGAGCTGCTGCGGGGCGAGGACGGCGAGAGCGCCGTGGACAGCTGGGCCGGCGCCCTCATCCCGATCTATCCGGCGACCACCAAGCTGGAGTCCTGGAAGATCGCGAAGGCGGTCGACGCGGTGCTGCCCAGTGCCCAGGAGGCGCTCGACCCGCTGCCGCCGACGCTGCGCGACGGGCGCGGGCTCATCGGGCTGCCCGACGCGCTGCGCAAGGTCCACCGCCCGCGGACCAGGGCCGACGTCGCCGAGGCCCGGGACCGGCTGAAGTGGGACGAGGCGTTCGTCCTCCAGGTCGCGCTGGCCCGGCGGCGGTTCGACGACGCCCAACTGCCCGCGCAGGCGAGGAAACCGGTCCCGGGCGGACTGCTCGACGCGTTCGACGCGAAGCTGCCGTTCACCCTCACCGAGGGGCAGCGGAAGGTGTCGAAGGAGATCTTCGACGACCTGGCGACCGAGCACCCCATGCACCGGTTGCTCCAGGGCGAGGTGGGTTCGGGAAAGACCATGGTGGCGCTGCGGGCGATGCTCGCCGTGGTCGACGCCGGCGGCCAGGCGGCCATGCTGGCGCCCACCGAGGTCCTCGCCCAGCAGCACCACAGGTCCGTCACCGAGATGATGGGCGAGCTGGCCGAGGGCGGCATGCTGGGCGGTGCCGAGCGGGCCACCAAGGTCGTGCTCCTCACCGGCTCCATGGGCGCCGCGGCGCGGCGGCAGGCGCTGCTGGACCTGGTGACCGGCGAGGCGGGCATCGTCATCGGCACCCATGCGCTGATCGAGGACAAGGTGCAGTTCCACGACCTGGGGCTGGTCGTGGTGGACGAGCAGCACCGGTTCGGCGTGGAGCAGCGCGACGCCCTGCGCGGCAAGGGCAAGCAGCCCCCGCACCTGCTGGTCATGACCGCCACACCGATCCCGCGCACGGTCGCCATGACCGTCTTCGGCGACCTGGAGACGTCCGTACTGGACCAGCTGCCCGCCGGGCGCTCGCCGATCGCCAGTCATGTCGTGCCGGCCGCCGACAAGCCGCACTTCCTGGCCCGCGCCTGGGAGCGGGTCCGCGAGGAGGTGGAGAACGGCCACCAGGCGTACGTGGTGTGCCCCAGGATCGGTGACGAGGAGGACGAGAAGAAGAAGGCCAGGGACGAGACGGCGGACAAACGGCCCCCGCTGGCCGTGCTGGAGGTCGCCGACCAGCTCGCCAGGGGCCCGCTCGCCGGTCTGCGCGTCGAGGTGCTGCACGGCAGGATGGCGCCCGACGACAAGGACGCCGTCATGCGCCGCTTCGCCGCGGGCGAGGCCGACGTGCTGGTCGCCACGACCGTCATCGAGGTCGGCGTCAACGTCCCCAACGCCACCGCGATGGTGATCATGGACGCGGACCGGTTCGGGGTCTCCCAGCTGCACCAGCTGCGGGGCCGCGTCGGCCGCGGCTCCGCCCCGGGGCTCTGCCTGCTGGTCACCGAGATGCCGGAGGCGAGCCCCGCGCGCGGCCGGCTGTCCGCCGTCGCCGCCACCCTGGACGGCTTCGAGCTCTCCCGCGTCGACCTCGAACAGCGCCGGGAGGGAGACGTCCTCGGGCAGGCCCAGTCCGGTGTGCGCTCCAGCCTGCGCATGCTCGCCGTCATCGACGACGAGGAGATCATCGCGGCCGCCCGCGAGGAGGCCGTGGCGGTGGTCGCCGCCGACCCCGGC
- a CDS encoding DAK2 domain-containing protein: MPQTLPQALDSAVVRSWCTLALEALGREREEIDAINVYPVADGDTGTNLYLTVESAAQAVEAVFAAIETPEFADTVRAMAHGALIGARGNSGTILSQLLRGMSEVLAEGRDGHHLATALRRASGSAREAVAHPVEGTILSVAAGAAGAAGDACAAGDEDVVAVARAAYAGARAALEATPAQLAVLERAGVVDAGGRGLVTMLGALVETVTGEAPARGPRAPRAAAPVPEPCADAGPAYEVIYLLEADDTAVARLRDRLDALGDSLVVVGGDGLWNVHVHVDDAGAAVEAGVEAGRPHRIRITHFGTSGTGAAPEERAGRAVVAVLPGEGLARLCAEAGATTVLARPGEPPASGELVDAIRRAHAREVVLLPNDAALRHTAAAAAEQARAEGVRVALVPTRAAVQGIAALAVHEPERRFDEDVVAMTAAAGATRYGELAVAEHQSFTSAGVCQAGDVLGLIDGDVAVIGQDVATIAETVLDRMLSAGGELVTLVVADDAPAELAAHLEAHVRETHLAVDTVTYPGGPGAPLLLIGVE; encoded by the coding sequence GTGCCGCAGACCCTGCCGCAGGCGCTCGATTCCGCAGTGGTCCGCAGCTGGTGCACCCTCGCGCTGGAAGCGCTCGGCCGGGAGCGCGAGGAGATCGACGCGATCAACGTCTACCCGGTCGCGGACGGGGACACCGGCACCAACCTCTACCTGACCGTCGAGTCCGCCGCCCAGGCGGTCGAGGCCGTCTTCGCCGCCATCGAGACCCCCGAGTTCGCCGACACCGTCCGCGCCATGGCGCACGGCGCCCTGATCGGCGCCCGCGGCAACTCCGGCACCATCCTGTCCCAGCTCCTGCGCGGCATGAGCGAGGTCCTCGCCGAAGGACGTGACGGACACCACCTGGCCACGGCCCTGCGCAGGGCCTCCGGCTCCGCCCGGGAAGCGGTCGCGCACCCCGTCGAGGGCACGATCCTCAGCGTCGCGGCAGGAGCGGCGGGCGCGGCGGGCGACGCCTGCGCGGCGGGCGACGAGGACGTGGTCGCGGTCGCCCGGGCCGCGTACGCCGGGGCCCGGGCGGCCCTGGAGGCCACCCCGGCCCAGCTCGCCGTCCTGGAGCGGGCCGGCGTGGTCGACGCGGGCGGACGCGGGCTGGTCACCATGCTGGGCGCGCTGGTCGAGACGGTCACCGGGGAAGCGCCCGCCCGGGGCCCCCGCGCGCCCCGGGCGGCGGCACCCGTGCCCGAGCCCTGCGCGGACGCCGGGCCCGCCTACGAGGTCATCTACCTGCTGGAGGCCGACGACACGGCCGTGGCGCGGCTGCGCGACCGGCTCGACGCCCTCGGCGACTCCCTGGTCGTGGTCGGCGGCGACGGCCTGTGGAACGTCCACGTCCACGTCGACGACGCCGGAGCGGCGGTCGAGGCGGGCGTCGAGGCGGGGCGCCCGCACCGCATCCGGATCACCCACTTCGGTACGTCCGGTACGGGCGCGGCGCCCGAGGAACGCGCGGGGCGCGCCGTGGTGGCCGTCCTGCCCGGCGAGGGGCTCGCCCGCCTGTGCGCCGAGGCGGGTGCCACGACGGTGCTGGCCCGGCCCGGCGAGCCCCCGGCCAGCGGCGAACTCGTCGACGCCATCCGGCGGGCCCACGCGCGCGAGGTCGTCCTCCTGCCGAACGACGCCGCCCTGCGGCACACCGCGGCGGCCGCCGCCGAACAGGCGCGTGCGGAGGGCGTCCGGGTCGCCCTCGTCCCCACGCGCGCCGCCGTCCAGGGCATCGCCGCGCTCGCCGTCCACGAACCGGAACGGCGCTTCGACGAGGACGTCGTCGCCATGACCGCGGCCGCGGGCGCCACCCGCTACGGCGAACTGGCCGTCGCCGAGCACCAGTCGTTCACCTCGGCCGGCGTCTGCCAGGCGGGCGACGTGCTGGGCCTGATCGACGGGGACGTCGCCGTGATCGGTCAGGACGTGGCGACCATCGCCGAGACGGTGCTGGACCGCATGCTGTCGGCCGGCGGCGAACTGGTCACCCTCGTCGTCGCCGACGACGCTCCGGCGGAGTTGGCGGCGCACCTGGAGGCCCACGTCCGCGAAACCCACCTCGCCGTCGACACGGTCACCTACCCCGGCGGCCCCGGCGCCCCCCTCCTCCTCATCGGCGTCGAGTAA
- the rpmB gene encoding 50S ribosomal protein L28: MAANCDVCGKGPGFGNNISFSHRRTSRRWNPNIQRVRAVVGGTPKRLNACTSCIKAGKVSR; encoded by the coding sequence GTGGCTGCCAACTGCGACGTCTGCGGCAAGGGGCCGGGCTTCGGCAACAACATCTCCTTCTCGCACCGCCGTACGTCTCGTCGCTGGAACCCGAACATCCAGCGCGTTCGTGCCGTGGTCGGTGGGACGCCGAAGCGCCTCAACGCTTGCACCTCGTGCATCAAGGCCGGCAAGGTCTCGCGCTAA
- the thiD gene encoding bifunctional hydroxymethylpyrimidine kinase/phosphomethylpyrimidine kinase — protein sequence MPDVLPEVLPNVLTVAGSDSGGGAGVQADLKTMLALGVHGMSVITAVTAQNSLGVQGAWELPVEAVRAQYRSVVDDIGVQAVKTGMLASAALVETVAELLAGTDAPVVVDPVGVSKHGDPLLAASALDSVRERLLPVATVATPNLDEVAQLTGVTVETEADLRRAAAAVLEYGPRWALIKGGHLAGDAVDLLTDGTEEHWLRAPRHDNRHTHGTGCTLASAVAAGLGKGLTVPDAVRQAKEYVTGAIAAGFSLGGGIGPVDHGWRLR from the coding sequence CTGCCGGACGTCCTCCCGGAGGTTCTGCCGAACGTCCTGACCGTCGCCGGGTCCGACTCCGGCGGCGGCGCCGGCGTCCAGGCCGACCTGAAGACCATGCTCGCCCTCGGCGTGCACGGCATGAGCGTGATCACCGCCGTCACCGCGCAGAACTCGCTGGGCGTCCAGGGCGCCTGGGAACTGCCCGTCGAGGCGGTACGGGCCCAGTACCGCAGCGTCGTCGACGACATCGGCGTACAGGCCGTGAAGACCGGCATGCTGGCGTCGGCGGCGCTGGTGGAGACCGTCGCGGAGCTGCTCGCCGGGACGGACGCGCCCGTGGTCGTCGACCCCGTCGGGGTGTCCAAGCACGGCGACCCGCTGCTGGCCGCCTCCGCGCTCGACTCCGTACGCGAGCGGCTGCTGCCGGTCGCCACCGTGGCGACGCCCAACCTCGACGAGGTGGCCCAGCTCACCGGCGTGACCGTCGAGACCGAGGCGGACCTGCGCCGGGCCGCCGCCGCCGTCCTGGAGTACGGGCCGCGCTGGGCGCTCATCAAGGGCGGACACCTCGCCGGGGACGCGGTGGACCTCCTCACCGACGGCACCGAGGAGCACTGGCTGCGCGCCCCCCGGCACGACAACCGGCACACCCACGGGACGGGCTGCACGCTCGCCTCCGCGGTCGCGGCGGGCCTCGGCAAGGGCCTGACGGTGCCGGACGCGGTACGGCAGGCCAAGGAGTACGTCACGGGCGCGATCGCGGCCGGCTTCTCCCTGGGCGGCGGGATCGGCCCCGTGGACCACGGCTGGCGCCTCCGCTAG
- a CDS encoding thiamine-phosphate kinase: MKGTVGELGEFGLIRELTSRLTSTPAVRIGPGDDAAVVAAPDRRVVASTDILLEGRHFRRDWSTAYDVGRKAAAQNLADIAAMGAVPTALLLGLVVPAELPVTWPTELMDGLRDECQVAGAAVVGGDVVRGDTITVSITALGDLRNHEPVTRGGAQPGDVVAYTGWLGWSAAGYAVLSRGFRSPRAFVEAHRRPEPPYHAGPAAAGLGATAMCDVSDGLIADLGHIAEASKVRIDLRSGLIDIPTQMNDIGQAVGVDPMQWVLTGGEDHAIVATFPPDVKLPARWKVIGEVLNPSALPQVTVDGAPWHSTGGWDHFGEGE; this comes from the coding sequence ATGAAGGGCACTGTCGGCGAGTTGGGGGAGTTCGGGCTGATCAGGGAGCTCACTTCCCGGCTCACCTCCACCCCGGCGGTACGGATCGGGCCCGGCGACGACGCCGCGGTCGTGGCCGCACCCGACCGGCGCGTGGTCGCCAGCACGGACATCCTGCTCGAAGGACGGCACTTCCGCCGCGACTGGTCCACCGCCTACGACGTCGGCCGCAAGGCCGCCGCGCAGAACCTCGCGGACATCGCCGCCATGGGCGCCGTACCGACCGCGCTGCTGCTCGGCCTGGTCGTCCCCGCCGAACTCCCGGTCACCTGGCCCACCGAGCTGATGGACGGGCTGCGCGACGAGTGCCAGGTCGCCGGCGCCGCCGTCGTCGGCGGAGACGTCGTACGCGGCGACACCATCACCGTCTCCATCACCGCCCTCGGTGACCTCCGCAACCACGAACCGGTCACCCGGGGCGGGGCCCAGCCCGGCGACGTCGTCGCCTACACCGGCTGGCTCGGCTGGTCGGCCGCCGGATACGCCGTCCTCTCCCGCGGCTTCCGCTCGCCCCGCGCGTTCGTCGAGGCCCACCGCAGGCCCGAGCCGCCCTACCACGCGGGCCCCGCCGCCGCCGGACTCGGCGCCACCGCCATGTGCGACGTCAGCGACGGCCTCATCGCCGACCTCGGGCACATCGCCGAGGCCAGCAAGGTCCGCATCGACCTGCGTTCCGGCCTCATCGACATCCCCACCCAGATGAACGACATCGGCCAGGCCGTCGGCGTCGACCCCATGCAGTGGGTCCTCACCGGCGGCGAGGACCACGCGATCGTCGCCACCTTCCCGCCCGACGTGAAACTGCCCGCCCGCTGGAAGGTCATCGGCGAGGTCCTCAACCCCTCCGCCCTGCCCCAGGTGACCGTCGACGGCGCGCCCTGGCACTCCACGGGCGGCTGGGACCACTTCGGGGAGGGCGAGTGA
- a CDS encoding Lrp/AsnC family transcriptional regulator — protein MVQAYILIQTEVGKASTVAETISKIPGVIQAEDVTGPYDVIVRAQADTVDELGRMVVAKVQQVDGITRTLTCPVVHL, from the coding sequence GTGGTACAGGCGTACATCCTTATTCAGACCGAGGTGGGCAAGGCGTCGACGGTCGCCGAGACCATCTCCAAGATCCCGGGGGTGATCCAGGCCGAGGACGTCACGGGTCCGTACGACGTGATCGTGCGCGCCCAGGCCGACACGGTCGACGAGCTGGGCCGCATGGTGGTCGCCAAGGTCCAGCAAGTGGACGGGATCACACGGACCCTGACCTGCCCCGTCGTTCACCTGTAG
- a CDS encoding DUF3515 domain-containing protein, with protein MTSSHRLRRLPALPVVAAAVLLAAAGCSSTDATASVPVPSPPSAEAALCGALHEELPETVAGLGRSDPEPGSDLTAGWGDGAIVLRCGVPRPPAMSDEEALGAEVDGVGWLTEPREGDGPRFTSTSRKAYVEVSLDERFAHDASPLTDLAPAVKKAVPPSL; from the coding sequence GTGACGTCTTCGCACCGGCTTCGCCGCCTGCCCGCCCTGCCCGTCGTGGCCGCCGCCGTCCTGCTGGCGGCCGCGGGCTGTTCCTCGACGGACGCGACGGCGTCCGTCCCGGTTCCCAGCCCGCCGTCGGCAGAGGCCGCGCTGTGCGGCGCACTGCACGAGGAGCTTCCGGAGACCGTCGCGGGACTCGGCCGGAGCGATCCGGAGCCGGGTTCCGATCTGACCGCCGGGTGGGGCGACGGGGCGATCGTACTGCGCTGCGGCGTGCCCCGGCCCCCCGCGATGAGCGACGAGGAGGCGCTGGGCGCGGAGGTGGACGGTGTGGGCTGGCTGACGGAGCCGCGGGAGGGCGACGGCCCGCGTTTCACCTCCACGTCACGCAAGGCGTACGTGGAGGTGTCGCTGGACGAGCGGTTCGCGCACGACGCCTCCCCGCTGACGGACCTGGCGCCCGCCGTGAAGAAGGCCGTCCCCCCGAGCCTGTAG
- a CDS encoding D-alanine--D-alanine ligase family protein: MSSENLPTSTGRKPRVAVVFGGRSSEHAISVVTAGAVLRAIDRDAYDVLPIGITTDGRWALTADDPERMAIADRTLPTVADLTESDEGSVVLSVDPGSREVVYSEPGAVPKVLGDVDVVFPVLHGPYGEDGTLQGLLELAGVPYVGAGVLSSAVGQDKEYMKRVFVSFGLPVGPYEVIRPREWEQDPSAAREKIVGFAAEHGWPLFVKPARGGSSMGITKVDDLSGLEDAIEEARRHDPKVIVESLLTGREIECGVLEFPDGPKASVPAWIPPVTDHDFYDFEAKYIDSASGVVPAPITPEQTAEVQRLAVAAFEAASCEGLVRADFFLTDEGEFVINEINTLPGFTPISMYPRMWQESGVSYPALVDLLIQAALRRPTGLR, translated from the coding sequence ATGAGCAGCGAGAACCTCCCCACCAGCACAGGGCGCAAGCCGCGCGTGGCCGTCGTCTTCGGCGGCCGCAGCTCCGAGCACGCCATCTCCGTCGTCACGGCCGGTGCCGTCCTGCGCGCCATCGACCGGGACGCGTACGACGTGCTCCCCATCGGCATCACCACCGACGGCCGCTGGGCGCTGACCGCCGACGACCCGGAGCGGATGGCGATCGCCGACCGCACGCTGCCGACCGTCGCCGACCTGACCGAGTCCGACGAGGGCAGCGTCGTCCTGTCCGTCGACCCCGGCAGCCGTGAGGTCGTCTACAGCGAGCCCGGCGCCGTACCGAAGGTCCTGGGCGACGTCGACGTCGTCTTCCCGGTGCTGCACGGCCCCTACGGTGAGGACGGCACCCTCCAGGGCCTCCTGGAGCTCGCCGGAGTGCCCTACGTGGGCGCCGGAGTGCTCTCCTCCGCCGTCGGCCAGGACAAGGAGTACATGAAGCGCGTCTTCGTCTCCTTCGGGCTGCCCGTCGGACCCTACGAGGTCATCCGCCCCCGCGAGTGGGAGCAGGATCCCTCCGCCGCCCGCGAGAAGATCGTCGGCTTCGCCGCCGAGCACGGCTGGCCGCTGTTCGTGAAGCCCGCCCGCGGCGGCTCCTCGATGGGCATCACCAAGGTCGACGACCTCTCCGGACTGGAGGACGCGATCGAGGAGGCCCGGCGCCACGACCCCAAGGTCATCGTCGAGTCGCTGCTCACCGGCCGCGAGATCGAGTGCGGCGTACTGGAGTTCCCGGACGGCCCCAAGGCGTCCGTACCCGCCTGGATCCCGCCCGTCACCGACCACGACTTCTACGACTTCGAGGCCAAGTACATCGACTCCGCCTCCGGCGTCGTCCCCGCCCCGATCACCCCGGAGCAGACCGCCGAGGTGCAGCGGCTCGCCGTCGCCGCGTTCGAGGCGGCGTCCTGCGAGGGCCTGGTGCGCGCGGACTTCTTCCTCACCGACGAGGGCGAGTTCGTCATCAACGAGATCAACACGCTGCCGGGCTTCACCCCGATCTCCATGTACCCGCGCATGTGGCAGGAGAGCGGCGTCAGCTACCCGGCCCTCGTCGACCTGCTGATCCAGGCCGCCCTGCGCCGCCCGACCGGCCTGCGCTGA
- a CDS encoding NAD(P)H-dependent glycerol-3-phosphate dehydrogenase — translation MTRPDTAAPAGRPVKAAVFGTGSWGTAFGMVLADAGCEVTLWSRRQELADAINTTRVNPDYFPDTRLPESVRATTDPAEAAHDADFTVLAIPSQTLRGNLAAWAPELAPGTVLVSLMKGVELGTAKRMSEVIQEVAEVPGERVAVVTGPNLAKEIVARMPAAAVVACRDETVARRLQAACHTPYFRPYTNTDVVGCELGGAVKNVIGLAVGIADGMGLGDNAKGSLITRGLAETTRLGLAMGADPLTFSGLAGLGDLVATCSSPLSRNHTFGTNLGRGMTLQETIAVTRQTAEGVKSCESVLDLARRHDVDMPITETVVGIVHEGKPPMVALKELMSRAAKPERR, via the coding sequence GTGACACGCCCCGACACGGCAGCCCCGGCGGGCCGCCCCGTCAAGGCAGCCGTATTCGGCACCGGATCCTGGGGCACGGCCTTCGGCATGGTGCTCGCCGACGCGGGCTGCGAGGTGACCCTCTGGAGCCGCCGCCAGGAGCTCGCCGACGCCATCAACACCACCCGGGTCAATCCCGACTACTTCCCGGACACCCGGCTCCCCGAGTCCGTGCGCGCCACCACCGACCCGGCGGAAGCCGCGCACGACGCCGACTTCACCGTCCTCGCCATCCCCTCCCAGACCCTCCGCGGCAACCTCGCCGCATGGGCGCCCGAGCTCGCCCCGGGCACCGTCCTCGTCTCCCTGATGAAGGGCGTCGAACTGGGCACCGCCAAGCGGATGAGCGAGGTGATCCAGGAGGTCGCCGAGGTGCCCGGGGAGCGTGTCGCCGTGGTCACCGGGCCCAACCTCGCCAAGGAGATCGTCGCCCGCATGCCCGCCGCGGCCGTCGTCGCCTGCCGCGACGAGACCGTCGCCCGGCGCCTCCAGGCCGCCTGCCACACCCCGTACTTCCGCCCGTACACCAACACCGACGTCGTCGGCTGCGAACTGGGCGGCGCGGTGAAGAACGTCATCGGGCTGGCCGTCGGCATCGCGGACGGCATGGGCCTCGGCGACAACGCCAAGGGCTCCCTCATCACCCGCGGCCTGGCCGAAACCACCCGCCTCGGGCTGGCGATGGGCGCCGACCCGCTGACGTTCTCCGGCCTCGCCGGCCTCGGAGACCTGGTCGCCACCTGCTCCTCGCCGCTCTCCCGCAACCACACCTTCGGCACCAACCTCGGCAGGGGCATGACCCTCCAGGAGACGATCGCCGTCACCAGGCAGACCGCCGAAGGCGTCAAGTCCTGCGAGTCGGTGCTCGATCTGGCCCGCCGCCACGACGTCGACATGCCCATCACGGAGACCGTCGTCGGCATCGTCCACGAGGGCAAGCCGCCGATGGTGGCGCTCAAGGAGCTGATGTCACGCGCCGCCAAGCCCGAGCGGCGCTGA
- a CDS encoding lysophospholipid acyltransferase family protein, with product MSRRRIGFWYRLAAVIAKPPLVVLFKRDWRGMEHIPADGGFITAVNHNSYLDPLSYAHYQYNTGRVPRFLAKAALFKSSFVGMMLTNTGQIPVYRETTNALDAFRAAVAAIERGECVAFYPEGTLTRDPDMWPMAGKTGAARVALLTKAPVIPVAQWGANLAMPPYAKQDKLRLFPRKTLVVQAGPPVDLSRFYDREPTPEVLREATEAIMAAITSLLEEVRGEKAPAAPYDHRKARLEQRRRAAGEEAK from the coding sequence GTGTCCCGCCGCAGAATCGGCTTCTGGTACCGCCTGGCGGCGGTCATCGCAAAACCACCGCTGGTGGTTCTGTTCAAGCGGGACTGGCGGGGAATGGAACACATTCCGGCCGACGGCGGATTCATCACCGCGGTCAACCACAACTCGTACCTCGACCCGCTGTCGTACGCGCACTACCAGTACAACACCGGACGGGTTCCGCGCTTCCTGGCGAAAGCCGCCCTGTTCAAGAGCTCGTTCGTCGGCATGATGCTGACCAACACCGGACAGATCCCCGTCTACCGGGAGACGACCAACGCGCTGGACGCCTTCCGCGCCGCCGTCGCCGCCATCGAGCGGGGCGAATGCGTCGCCTTCTACCCCGAGGGCACCCTCACCCGCGACCCCGACATGTGGCCCATGGCGGGCAAGACCGGCGCGGCCCGCGTCGCCCTGCTCACCAAGGCGCCCGTCATCCCGGTCGCCCAGTGGGGCGCCAACTTGGCGATGCCGCCGTACGCCAAGCAGGACAAGCTCCGCCTCTTCCCCCGCAAGACCCTCGTCGTGCAGGCCGGCCCGCCCGTCGACCTCAGCCGGTTCTACGACAGGGAACCCACGCCCGAGGTGCTGCGCGAGGCGACCGAGGCCATCATGGCCGCGATCACCTCCCTCCTGGAGGAGGTCAGGGGCGAGAAGGCCCCCGCCGCGCCGTACGACCACCGCAAGGCCCGCCTCGAACAGCGGCGCAGGGCCGCAGGGGAGGAAGCGAAGTGA
- the cofC gene encoding 2-phospho-L-lactate guanylyltransferase, with product MPPERGRRTEGEPATNADPTGSWSLVVPLKPLARAKSRLAGAVGALARPRLALAFAQDTVAAALACPAVRDVSVVTDDPVAALTLGALGARIVPDVPGAGLNAAMAHGAEAVRARRPGAPVATLNADLPALRPAELTRVLAVASEFRRAFLADAADIGTTLLSAGPGTELRPAFGGASRRRHLLSGAVEIRLADVPSVRRDVDTGDDLRAALELGVGPRTAERWAADVRTANGAAG from the coding sequence GTGCCGCCGGAGCGTGGCCGCCGCACGGAAGGAGAGCCCGCCACGAACGCCGACCCGACCGGCTCCTGGTCCCTGGTGGTCCCGCTGAAGCCGCTCGCCCGGGCCAAGAGCAGGCTCGCCGGTGCCGTCGGCGCCCTGGCGCGTCCGCGGCTGGCGCTGGCGTTCGCGCAGGACACGGTGGCGGCGGCGCTGGCCTGCCCGGCGGTGCGGGATGTGTCGGTCGTCACGGACGATCCGGTGGCGGCGCTGACGCTCGGAGCGCTCGGAGCGCGGATCGTGCCGGACGTTCCGGGCGCCGGTCTCAACGCGGCGATGGCCCACGGCGCGGAAGCGGTACGCGCGCGGCGCCCCGGTGCACCGGTGGCGACCCTGAACGCGGATCTCCCGGCGCTGCGGCCGGCGGAACTCACGCGGGTGCTGGCCGTCGCGTCGGAATTCCGGCGGGCTTTTCTCGCGGACGCCGCCGATATCGGCACGACATTGCTCTCGGCCGGTCCGGGAACGGAATTGCGTCCGGCTTTCGGCGGGGCGTCCCGGCGTCGGCATTTGTTGTCGGGGGCGGTGGAAATCCGGCTGGCCGACGTGCCTTCCGTGCGCCGGGACGTGGACACGGGTGACGATCTGCGGGCCGCGCTGGAGCTGGGGGTGGGTCCGCGTACGGCCGAGCGGTGGGCGGCGGACGTCCGTACGGCGAACGGGGCGGCCGGATAA